The DNA sequence ACCCAGAAGTCGTGCCCGTGCAAGTGCCACGGGTGGATCTCGCTAACGTTCTCCTTCATCGCGTTTGCATTCTGAAGCACCACGTCGACCGTGGAATTGAGCCGTAGCCGGTAGACTCGGCTCCCGATGGTGGAGTTGGGGTTTGCCAGCGGCCTCATGAGGTCATAGTTCGCCAGGAACGTCTCTGGCGGCGGAGCCCCATCGAAGGCATGCTTCAGTCGGAACTTGATAGAGCCCAAGTACGGGGTCGCGGGGAGCGCCAGCGAGATGTTGTTGATCGACCACCTGAGCAGCCCATTGACGGTGTTCTGCGTGTTGAGGAGGACGATCTGGCGGTTGGATTTCATTGGCGGCTTCGGGGACCGTCCGGCGAGGGCGTGGATCTTCAAGGAGAACCGCTTGCTGCGATCAAAGTCATCCCAGCGAGGGGTGACCGGAGGCGGCAAGGGAGGAGGCTTAAAGGGCGGGTTGGGTTTGTAATTGAGGATGGTCAGGGCTTGGGTGGTGTTCGGCTGCCTTCCCCGGACGCCGGCAGAGATGAAGTAGTTGGCAGCGGGGTTTTGGTCGGTGGTGAGGAGGACAGAGTAAGTCTCGCCGGAGTAGATGTCGAGGTCATCGACAGCAAAGGGCTGGACGTAGTTGCCGTCGGCTTCCACCACCACCAGCTTGTGGCTCTGCCAAAAAGTGAAGCACACGCTATTTTGGTTAGGCTTTATGCATGCAAATGGATGGATGTCACGACAACGATTTCATACTTAGAATATCATTAAGCCATCATGATTAATTAAATACAGCAAAAATAGTATGATAATAAGAATCTGCATCTGGCATAGAATAGCGTAATAAATCCCGTAATCATTTCACAGAGAGTAATTATTTATGTTCCAAGTCACAGCCTTATGCCCAAAACATCGCGAATAGATAGGTGTTCACGAGGACGAACCGCGACCGCAAAGTTGAGGGAGGCGAGAGAAGTGGCGCTGGCGAGTCGGAGCCGGTACGTTCTGTTTGGAAGCACGGGGAGAATCTGAGGTGCACACTCTTCGTGCCCGAGAAACTGGCATTGACGGCCTCGACCTGCGGTTGTGTTGCTGCCGGCGACGATAAAGCTCGATGCAAACGAGCAAGTGTATTGCCCTCTTCCGTTTATCAGCAACGACTGCACAAAGAATCCAAACACAAGCATAGAGGCATAAGCACACACTCAGGAACATCATAGACATATAAGATAATTATGTGATTTTCCTTAATCCATTGTGCAATTAACAACCTAATCTAGACCACAAAAGATAAATGATATAAAAGTTATCATGGAGTCCACTAATACAAGAATTTGTGGTTCACAATATATTGTTACTTTCACAGTCAATCAAACACGATTATAGGcgcacatgacaacacttttgctctaaaaatcaaTTCCTACTTGTCAGTTCTTgccggaagttaatttttcaaCTTCTACTTATTagaagaagttgatttttctacttttggagagaagtgattttttttttacttcttcaagcgATTCCAAAATTACTACTGGagcaacaaacaaaaaaatccagaagtagcataaccaaatgaatttcCGCTTCAGAAGCACTTATAGAACAtaaattctactctagaagttTTTCTGTGTGTGCCATGCTAGCAAAACCCTACACCCTACATATAATCATTACAAGAATTAAGAAGAACTACCAAATAGATGGTCAATCTAGATAATCCTAAAAGGATGTTGGCTAAATCTTTCCAAGTTTTGGGACAAAATAAGATTAAAAGGGTCACTAGGGTAcatcttggattttttttttttttttggggtcttctTTTTCCAGTTAAGGTGGGTCGTCCAATAATggaaacattttccattaactcattattttccaacaatacaagtgatcgtttttagaaaaatattttgcaaatcattcatttatcacgaaacaaatggaccATAAATGTCGATCGGGATTATTTCAATCGCTTTACAAAGTTGATCAAAATCAccttatttttccttcaataATGGGTCCAAACACATACCCATTCAGGCATTCATATGATAAACATTAGTAGCAAGaaattttagttatttatctCAATCTTTCTTGTCGAAGCAAAATCTAagcatgcatttttttttcctgtaacTATCGCCCataactttattttatttattttccaatacTATATTTATTGATTCGTTTCTTTTGTGTCACTTTCTTTCATGGACTACTACCACCTCTTCTCTTGACTTCCCTTCACTTCGGGTAGGATAAGTGCCCTTTCTAGTCTATATCGTAGCCCCTCCTCCTACCAGCCGACCTGAAGTTAGAAAGCCTAACTTCAACAACCTCTCATtccgacgaaaaaaaaaagaaaaaaaacctcTTACAAGGCGCTAAAGCTctgtttttattatttatctttcAATATTATGTGTCGGTAAAAAATGAGCCCAATATAAGGTTGATCTTTTAATACTATTACGGGTCTTATTAACGAGTATCGTAGGATCCTAGGATCATAGTTAAGACtatggaaaatagaaatagCGCATATCGACACGGTTCAAAAGTTGAGCAATAAGACATTTCGAAAAAGTTGCATACTTTAAATAGGAACATCTATATTTTCAAAGCACAATGAATGAAGGCTTAACAAGTACCGTGAGGGATACTCCTTAACATTTTCCCATATTTATCAAGTACAAGATAAGCATCTCTACTTTATTAGACTCTTTCAAAAACCTCGTCATAAAAAATTAGCCTTAACCATATAATATATACAAATGTAGGTattacaaaatatatatatgcagaAACAATTATTTATAACCGTTCATTACCAAAATGCGATTCTATTATTTCTTATGAATCAAATATCATtaccataatatatataaaatgatATTGTTAACTCGGTTGGAGATTAACAAACAAAATATACGTAAGAATCGATTAGAGATTTATTATCGGACTTTGCTAgcgtaatatatatatatatatatatatatatatttttatatatattttgtgaatGTGAGAATAACAACATGTTTGGGCCACAAATCTTTGAAAGAGTGGAACTTcacaataattttaaattatttattatttaatttttcttggcTCATAACATGCTGTCGATCTCATAGTAGGTAAAAAAACTGATATGTAAGCATATTCCTAATAATTATAGACATTTGTTAAAGCGGTCCTCACAAATTAATCACCGGATATAAACCTCGGACTTAGGCGCACGAAGCTTTAGTCAACTATAGATGTCCTAAGTTAGTCTCTGCAACACACATCATCACCCACATGGCTATCATCGTACAACAGAATTCTCCT is a window from the Rhodamnia argentea isolate NSW1041297 chromosome 8, ASM2092103v1, whole genome shotgun sequence genome containing:
- the LOC115735537 gene encoding L-ascorbate oxidase-like isoform X2; this translates as MQRSAGLYGSLIVDVAEGEKEPFDYDGEFSLLLSDWWHQSVHEQEVGLSSMPFRWIGEPQSLLINGRGQYTCSFASSFIVAGSNTTAGRGRQCQFLGHEECAPQILPVLPNRTYRLRLASATSLASLNFAVASHKLVVVEADGNYVQPFAVDDLDIYSGETYSVLLTTDQNPAANYFISAGVRGRQPNTTQALTILNYKPNPPFKPPPLPPPVTPRWDDFDRSKRFSLKIHALAGRSPKPPMKSNRQIVLLNTQNTVNGLLRWSINNISLALPATPYLGSIKFRLKHAFDGAPPPETFLANYDLMRPLANPNSTIGSRVYRLRLNSTVDVVLQNANAMKENVSEIHPWHLHGHDFWVLGYGEGRFVAAEAERHFNLEDPPLKNTAVVYPYGWTAIRFVADNPGAWAFHCHVEAHLHMGMGVVFAEGVDRVRGIPVEAIACGSTAKMRMASNDERGQELTRD
- the LOC115735537 gene encoding L-ascorbate oxidase-like isoform X1, whose product is METLGMIINFIAVLLLIRPPLPLGSKTQHFKWEVGYAFRSPDCVEGLVMGINGQFPGPTIRAEAGDTLHVELTNRLHTEGVVIHWHGIRQFGTPWADGTASVSQCAINPGETFVYRFKVDKAGTHFYHGHYGMQRSAGLYGSLIVDVAEGEKEPFDYDGEFSLLLSDWWHQSVHEQEVGLSSMPFRWIGEPQSLLINGRGQYTCSFASSFIVAGSNTTAGRGRQCQFLGHEECAPQILPVLPNRTYRLRLASATSLASLNFAVASHKLVVVEADGNYVQPFAVDDLDIYSGETYSVLLTTDQNPAANYFISAGVRGRQPNTTQALTILNYKPNPPFKPPPLPPPVTPRWDDFDRSKRFSLKIHALAGRSPKPPMKSNRQIVLLNTQNTVNGLLRWSINNISLALPATPYLGSIKFRLKHAFDGAPPPETFLANYDLMRPLANPNSTIGSRVYRLRLNSTVDVVLQNANAMKENVSEIHPWHLHGHDFWVLGYGEGRFVAAEAERHFNLEDPPLKNTAVVYPYGWTAIRFVADNPGAWAFHCHVEAHLHMGMGVVFAEGVDRVRGIPVEAIACGSTAKMRMASNDERGQELTRD